A stretch of DNA from Bacillus alveayuensis:
TTAAGAGCGATGCCTAACTTATCCGTCATACGTCCAGCAGACGGTAACGAAACAAGAGCTGCTTGGAAGCAAGCATTACAATCGAAATCAACTCCGACAGCTTTAGTATTAACTCGTCAAAATTTAGAAACTTTAAAAGAAACAGCGAATCTAGCTGAAACAGGTGTTAAAAAGGGAGCTTATATCGTCTCACCTGCGAAAGCAGAAAAAGCAGACGCCTTATTGTTAGCTTCAGGATCAGAAGTTGGATTAGCGGTAAAGGCTCAACAGACGCTTGAAAGCGAAGGTATTTATGTTTCTGTTATTAGCATGCCTTCTTGGGACCTATTTGAAAAACAACCTCAAGAATATAAGGACCATGTGCTGCCAAAGAATGTGAAAAAACGTTTAGCGATCGAAATGGCTTCCCCTCTTGGTTGGGAGCGTTATGTTGGAGAAGAAGGAGAAGTCATCGCTATTAATACATTCGGAGCTTCAGCCCCTGGCGAAAAAATAATGAAAGAATATGGATTTACGATAGAAAATGTTGTTCAAAAAGTGAAAGCTTTAATCAATCAGCGATAATCGACAAAATTAGTGCCTCATTTTTCCATCATCAGACAAATCTTTCCGGTCAAAAATTATATAATGATTGAAAACAGAACGTAATGAGGTGGAAATGTATGAGGCACTTTTATCTTTATTTAATTAAAGAGGAGTTCGCTAATCATTTTTTCGGTCGTGAATTTAAGATCTTTCGCTTATTTCAAGATTATATTTGGACAAGCAGCGACCATCATGTTTATCACGTGTTAAAACAGCAAGTAGAGTATGTAACAAAAACGATTCCTGTCATTTATTTAGATGAATGGATGAAAACTTTTTTGTCTAAACGGGAAGACTATCAGCATGTTTCGTCTATCCATAAAATTTATTTATCGAATAAACGCGGAAATGCAACATTATTATTAAAAGATCGACATATAGAAATTACCTCATCTGGTAGTTATGAAGCAGAGACTGTATTTTTTGAAATATTAAGAAAATTTAATTCCTGCTTCCTAGCAATGGACTTTCAAAATGAGCAATATGGTTGGTTAAATCCGATAAAGAAAAGAAATTTTGTTTAATTTAGCAGAAATTCACGTGGAAATATAGTATAATAACAGATGGTCAAGTTTACTGAATAGGTTGACAACATGAAGGAGGAAAAATTTAATGGAACTTTGGTTAGCGATTGTCATCGCTATTCTAGCACTACTTGTTGGAGTAGCGTTAGGTTTTTTTATCGCTCGAAAATATATGATGAATTATTTAAAGAAAAACCCGCCTATTAACGAACAAATGCTGAAAATGATGATGATGCAAATGGGCATGAAGCCGTCGCAAAAGAAAATCAACCAAATGATGAAAGCGATGAACAATCAATTAAAATAATTTTAGAATGTTGAAGATGGGAACTTTTCATTCCTTTTTCATTTTGAGGT
This window harbors:
- a CDS encoding hypothetical protein (product_source=Hypo-rule applied; pfam=PF10747; superfamily=144292), which gives rise to MRHFYLYLIKEEFANHFFGREFKIFRLFQDYIWTSSDHHVYHVLKQQVEYVTKTIPVIYLDEWMKTFLSKREDYQHVSSIHKIYLSNKRGNATLLLKDRHIEITSSGSYEAETVFFEILRKFNSCFLAMDFQNEQYGWLNPIKKRNFV
- a CDS encoding uncharacterized protein YneF (UPF0154 family) (product_source=COG3763; cath_funfam=1.10.1200.80; cog=COG3763; ko=KO:K09976; pfam=PF03672; superfamily=81333; transmembrane_helix_parts=Outside_1_3,TMhelix_4_26,Inside_27_72), whose amino-acid sequence is MELWLAIVIAILALLVGVALGFFIARKYMMNYLKKNPPINEQMLKMMMMQMGMKPSQKKINQMMKAMNNQLK